Proteins from a single region of Erythrobacter sp.:
- the cutA gene encoding divalent-cation tolerance protein CutA: MAEAEAESAALIWCPFPDRDTARSVITALLDARLVACANIIGEVESHFLWQGAQDRATETGVLFKTTAARLDAAVAHLGKLHPYDTPAIVGWAADAALPETIAWLASVTQPVR; this comes from the coding sequence ATGGCTGAGGCTGAGGCGGAAAGCGCGGCGCTCATCTGGTGCCCCTTCCCCGATCGTGACACGGCCCGCAGCGTTATCACGGCGCTGCTCGACGCAAGGCTGGTCGCCTGCGCCAATATCATCGGCGAAGTCGAATCCCATTTCCTGTGGCAAGGGGCGCAAGACCGGGCAACGGAAACCGGCGTGCTGTTCAAGACCACCGCCGCACGGCTCGATGCGGCGGTCGCCCATTTGGGCAAGCTGCACCCATATGATACACCCGCGATTGTCGGATGGGCCGCGGATGCCGCCCTTCCGGAGACAATCGCATGGCTGGCGTCGGTGACCCAGCCGGTCAGGTGA
- a CDS encoding COX15/CtaA family protein, translating into MATSASVSRLFEVAPRGTSRPLAIARWLEIVALMVIGIVVVGGITRLTESGLSITEWNVVSGILPPLTEAAWQAEFAKYQATPEYRLEAALSGMTLADFKFIFFWEWVHRLIARVIGMVYALPLAWFWLRGAIPQGFKPRLLGLLALGGLQGLFGWLMVQSGLTGDMTDVSHFRLSLHLLTALTLLAGLVWTARDMRMLVKEPESRAAPLTAGAAMVAGVLFVQLLLGAWVAGLNAGHAAYDWPLMNGRFFPEADWSKGVLWALTHDPFLLQFMHRWWAWVAVAALVWLARRIRKSDRFASLAVHTAFGTMVLLGIATVMSEVSLWIAAAHQLVGALTVAATARAMHSDGLARRSAKAA; encoded by the coding sequence ATGGCCACGTCCGCCTCCGTTTCGCGCCTGTTCGAAGTTGCCCCGCGCGGCACATCGCGTCCGCTGGCGATTGCCCGCTGGCTCGAGATCGTTGCGCTTATGGTGATCGGCATCGTCGTGGTCGGCGGGATCACCCGGCTGACCGAGAGCGGGCTGTCGATCACCGAGTGGAACGTCGTCTCGGGCATCCTGCCGCCGCTCACCGAAGCCGCATGGCAGGCCGAATTCGCCAAGTATCAGGCGACCCCCGAATACCGGCTCGAAGCCGCGCTGTCGGGCATGACGCTGGCGGATTTCAAGTTCATCTTCTTCTGGGAATGGGTCCACCGGCTGATCGCGCGGGTGATCGGCATGGTCTATGCTCTGCCGCTGGCGTGGTTCTGGCTGCGCGGGGCGATCCCGCAGGGCTTCAAGCCGCGCCTCCTCGGCCTGCTGGCGCTGGGCGGCTTGCAGGGCCTGTTCGGGTGGTTGATGGTGCAGTCGGGCCTGACCGGCGACATGACCGATGTGAGCCACTTCCGCCTCTCGCTCCACCTGCTCACCGCGCTGACGCTGTTGGCGGGGCTGGTGTGGACCGCGCGCGACATGCGGATGCTGGTGAAGGAGCCGGAGAGCCGTGCCGCCCCGCTCACCGCAGGCGCGGCGATGGTGGCGGGCGTGCTGTTCGTCCAGCTGCTGCTGGGGGCCTGGGTCGCGGGTCTCAATGCCGGGCACGCCGCCTATGACTGGCCGCTGATGAACGGGCGTTTCTTCCCCGAAGCCGACTGGTCGAAGGGGGTGCTGTGGGCGCTCACCCATGATCCCTTCCTGCTGCAATTCATGCACCGCTGGTGGGCGTGGGTGGCTGTGGCCGCGCTGGTGTGGCTTGCGCGCCGCATCCGCAAATCCGATCGTTTCGCCTCGCTCGCGGTCCACACCGCCTTCGGCACCATGGTGCTGCTCGGCATTGCCACAGTGATGAGCGAGGTTTCCCTGTGGATTGCCGCCGCGCACCAGCTGGTCGGCGCACTGACAGTCGCCGCCACCGCCCGCGCGATGCACAGCGACGGACTGGCGCGGCGGAGCGCGAAGGCGGCGTAA
- a CDS encoding MerC domain-containing protein: MPQNALPPTSRPSLRRRLDHVGIGLAGLCAVHCLATLVLVSALGLGGHFLLQENIHRIGLFLALVVAAVAIGWGMLRHRRILPFAIASTGLGFMGWALLVPHGANEFLLTLLGVTIVSLAHFLNLRAAR, from the coding sequence ATGCCGCAAAACGCCCTTCCGCCCACGAGTCGGCCTTCGCTGCGCCGCCGTCTCGATCACGTGGGGATCGGACTGGCCGGACTGTGCGCGGTGCATTGCCTGGCAACGCTGGTGCTGGTTTCGGCGCTGGGCCTGGGCGGGCATTTCCTCTTGCAGGAAAACATCCACCGCATCGGCCTTTTCCTCGCGCTGGTGGTGGCAGCGGTCGCCATCGGCTGGGGCATGCTGCGCCATCGCCGCATCCTGCCCTTCGCGATTGCCAGCACCGGGCTCGGCTTCATGGGCTGGGCGCTGCTGGTGCCGCACGGGGCGAACGAATTCCTGCTGACCTTGCTGGGCGTCACGATCGTCTCGCTCGCGCATTTCCTCAATCTGCGCGCGGCGCGCTGA
- the thiS gene encoding sulfur carrier protein ThiS, whose product MTKMITLNGAPHRSEATTIADLVRELDLVPEKVAVERNGEIVPRSTLTEAPLADGDTLEIVHFVGGGDHTPDTWTVAGRTFTSRLIVGTGKYKSFEQNAAAVAASGAEIVTVAVRRVNVSDPKAPMLTDYIDPKKITYLPNTAGCFTGDEAVRTLRLAREAGGWDLVKLEVLGEARTLYPDMRETLKATEVLAKEGFLPMVYCADDPIAAKQLEDAGAVAIMPLGAPIGSGLGIQNRVTIRLIVEGAKVPVLVDAGVGTASDAAVGMELGCDGILMNTAIAEAKDPIRMARAMKLAVEAGREAYLAGRMARRMYADPSSPLAGLI is encoded by the coding sequence ATGACCAAGATGATCACCCTGAACGGCGCCCCCCATCGCAGTGAAGCCACCACGATTGCTGATCTGGTGCGCGAGCTTGACCTCGTGCCCGAAAAGGTCGCGGTCGAGCGCAATGGCGAAATCGTGCCCCGCTCGACCCTCACCGAGGCTCCGCTGGCCGACGGCGACACGCTGGAGATCGTGCACTTCGTAGGCGGGGGCGATCATACGCCTGACACCTGGACCGTCGCGGGCCGCACCTTCACCTCGCGGCTGATCGTGGGCACCGGCAAGTACAAGAGCTTCGAGCAGAATGCGGCTGCCGTTGCCGCGAGCGGGGCGGAGATCGTCACCGTGGCGGTGCGGCGGGTGAATGTCAGCGACCCCAAGGCGCCGATGCTGACCGATTACATCGACCCCAAGAAAATCACCTACCTCCCCAACACCGCCGGGTGCTTCACCGGAGACGAGGCTGTGCGCACGCTGCGGCTGGCGCGTGAGGCGGGGGGCTGGGACCTCGTGAAGCTCGAAGTGCTGGGCGAGGCGCGCACGCTCTATCCCGACATGCGCGAGACGTTGAAGGCGACCGAGGTGCTGGCCAAGGAAGGCTTTCTCCCGATGGTCTATTGCGCCGATGATCCGATCGCGGCCAAGCAGCTGGAGGATGCGGGCGCGGTGGCGATCATGCCGCTGGGCGCGCCGATCGGCTCGGGGCTCGGTATCCAGAACCGCGTGACCATCCGTCTGATCGTCGAAGGCGCGAAGGTGCCGGTGCTGGTCGATGCGGGCGTCGGCACGGCGTCGGATGCGGCGGTCGGCATGGAGCTGGGCTGCGACGGCATCTTGATGAACACCGCGATTGCCGAAGCGAAAGACCCGATCCGCATGGCCCGCGCGATGAAGCTGGCGGTAGAAGCCGGGCGCGAGGCTTATCTTGCCGGACGTATGGCGCGCCGGATGTATGCCGATCCGAGCAGCCCGCTCGCCGGACTGATCTAG
- a CDS encoding long-chain fatty acid--CoA ligase, with protein sequence MTINPADDPLLQDIDGAQNLVELFLKRADEKGDAPFLGHKTGGQWVTQSWRSAAEHVCLLAESLRRMGLEDGDRVALVAENRPEWCIADLAIMAAGCITVPTYTTNTRRDHAHILDNSGARAVIVSTEKLLAPVVGAIGQTGMVEHVIGIDDLKRQQSGSFEYHDWSALVTGDAAAARAAVNDRISRIERSETACLIYTSGTGGAPRGVMQHHGAILCNVAGAAEVLIEDFGIADERFLSFLPLSHAYEHSGGQYLPIGVGAEIFYSEGLEKLASNIEETRPTIMVVVPRLFEVLRTRIMKQIEKQGKVANFMMDAALRISEHSKEGKTRLRDKPLDFLVEKTLRPKIRAKFGGRIKAMVSGGAPLNPEVGNFFDAMGLTMLQGYGQTEAGPVISCNRPKVGLKMDTVGPALRGVEVKIAEDGEILVRGELVMHGYWRNDAETARTLKDGWLHTGDIGHLDSKGRIVITDRKKDMIVNDKGDNIAPQKVEGMLTLQPEIAQAMVSGDKRPYVVGLIVPDAEWALEWARANGEKFDLAALQQLPAFKNAVRAAVDRTNTDLSVIEKVRQFAFADEAFTIENEEMTPSMKIRRHKIRERYQERIDGLYRG encoded by the coding sequence GTGACCATCAATCCCGCGGATGATCCGCTTCTGCAGGACATCGACGGCGCGCAGAACCTCGTCGAACTGTTCCTGAAGCGCGCCGACGAAAAGGGCGACGCGCCCTTCCTTGGCCACAAGACCGGCGGGCAATGGGTGACGCAGTCCTGGCGTTCGGCCGCCGAGCATGTGTGCCTGCTGGCCGAAAGCCTGCGCCGCATGGGTCTGGAAGATGGCGACCGGGTCGCGCTGGTTGCGGAAAACCGCCCGGAATGGTGCATCGCGGACCTCGCCATCATGGCTGCGGGCTGCATCACCGTGCCGACCTACACCACCAACACCCGCCGCGATCACGCGCATATCCTCGACAATTCGGGCGCGCGTGCGGTGATCGTCTCAACCGAGAAGCTGCTGGCGCCGGTGGTCGGTGCGATCGGGCAGACCGGGATGGTCGAGCATGTCATCGGGATCGACGACTTGAAGCGCCAGCAATCGGGCAGCTTCGAATATCACGATTGGAGCGCGCTGGTGACCGGCGATGCCGCAGCGGCGCGGGCGGCGGTGAATGACCGGATTTCGCGGATCGAACGCTCCGAAACCGCCTGCCTCATCTACACCAGCGGCACCGGCGGCGCCCCGCGCGGGGTGATGCAGCACCACGGCGCGATCTTGTGCAATGTCGCGGGCGCAGCCGAAGTGCTGATCGAGGATTTCGGCATCGCCGACGAACGCTTCCTCTCGTTCCTGCCGCTCTCCCACGCCTATGAACACTCGGGGGGGCAATATCTGCCGATCGGCGTGGGCGCGGAGATCTTCTATTCCGAAGGCCTCGAAAAGCTCGCCTCGAACATCGAGGAAACCCGCCCGACCATCATGGTCGTGGTGCCGCGCCTGTTCGAAGTGCTGCGCACCCGCATCATGAAGCAGATCGAAAAGCAGGGCAAAGTCGCTAACTTCATGATGGACGCGGCGCTGCGCATTTCCGAGCACAGCAAGGAGGGCAAGACCCGCCTGCGCGACAAGCCGCTCGATTTCCTCGTCGAGAAGACCCTTCGTCCGAAGATCCGCGCCAAGTTCGGCGGGCGGATCAAGGCGATGGTCTCGGGCGGCGCGCCGCTCAATCCGGAAGTCGGCAATTTCTTCGACGCGATGGGCCTCACCATGCTGCAAGGCTATGGCCAGACCGAAGCCGGCCCGGTGATCAGCTGCAACCGCCCCAAGGTCGGGCTCAAGATGGACACGGTCGGCCCGGCGCTGCGCGGGGTCGAAGTGAAAATCGCCGAGGATGGCGAGATCCTGGTGCGCGGCGAGCTGGTGATGCACGGCTACTGGCGCAACGACGCCGAAACCGCGCGCACGCTGAAAGACGGCTGGCTGCACACGGGCGACATCGGGCACCTGGATAGCAAGGGCCGGATCGTCATCACCGATCGCAAGAAGGACATGATCGTCAACGACAAGGGCGACAATATCGCGCCCCAGAAGGTTGAAGGCATGCTCACGCTCCAGCCCGAAATCGCGCAGGCGATGGTGAGCGGGGACAAGCGGCCTTACGTGGTCGGCCTGATCGTGCCCGACGCCGAATGGGCGCTGGAATGGGCGCGCGCGAACGGCGAGAAGTTCGACCTCGCGGCGCTCCAGCAGCTGCCCGCCTTCAAGAACGCGGTGCGCGCGGCGGTCGACCGGACCAACACCGATCTCTCGGTGATCGAAAAGGTCCGCCAGTTCGCCTTCGCGGACGAGGCCTTCACCATCGAGAACGAGGAAATGACGCCCTCGATGAAGATCCGCCGCCACAAGATCCGCGAGCGGTATCAGGAGCGGATCGACGGGCTGTATCGGGGCTAG
- the ggt gene encoding gamma-glutamyltransferase, translating into MRFSLALIAPLTLALGACADNPAPKLAAPVTAGAVSSADPRATAAGEAILAQGGSATDAAIAVMLALTVVEPQSSGIGGGGFLVRADGKSGALTTIDGRETAPAAATPTRFLDAQGKLLGRDARVFSGLSVGVPGNVALAAKAHAKDGKLPWAALFQPAIALARDGFVMNRRLYESLAGNKGRADKSAGARGVFFGPDGEPLPVGATVKVPALAATFEALAKDGPGAIYGTDPAAALATYVAAETPQDGRMTAGDVTTYVAKDRAAVCAPYRAYRICGMGPPSSGGIAVAQMLGQLERFDLAALGPNSPTFWHLFVESQRLAYADRELYSGDADFVSVPVKGMVDKAYLSSRSALISAETTIAKPEAGVPPGAPLARGDGPEEPENGTTHFSVVDASGNAVSYTSTIEGAFGSGLHWGGFYLNNELTDFTLTPEADGKPVANRVEGGKRPRSSMAPTIVFDGQGKVVLVIGAAGGPTIPVTVARAIIGVLDFGMGAQDALAMPFAMAFGDSLLIEDGSALVGMKGALEALGHKSIRTGPAPIKANALGRRADGTWEVATEPRLVSVVTP; encoded by the coding sequence ATGCGCTTCTCTCTTGCCCTGATCGCCCCGTTGACGCTCGCCCTTGGGGCCTGCGCCGACAATCCCGCCCCCAAGCTTGCCGCACCCGTCACCGCAGGCGCGGTGAGCAGCGCCGATCCGCGCGCCACCGCGGCGGGCGAGGCGATCCTCGCGCAGGGCGGATCGGCCACCGATGCCGCGATTGCCGTGATGCTGGCGCTGACCGTGGTCGAACCGCAGAGCTCCGGCATCGGCGGGGGTGGATTTCTGGTGCGGGCCGACGGCAAGAGCGGCGCGCTGACCACCATCGACGGCCGCGAAACCGCGCCCGCCGCCGCCACGCCGACGCGCTTTCTCGATGCGCAGGGCAAGTTGCTGGGCCGCGATGCCCGCGTGTTCTCGGGCCTCAGCGTCGGAGTGCCGGGCAATGTCGCGCTGGCGGCCAAGGCCCATGCGAAGGACGGCAAGCTGCCTTGGGCGGCGCTGTTCCAGCCGGCGATTGCGCTCGCGCGCGACGGCTTTGTGATGAACCGGCGGCTCTACGAATCGCTCGCCGGCAACAAGGGCCGCGCCGACAAGTCCGCAGGCGCGCGCGGCGTGTTCTTCGGTCCTGATGGCGAGCCCCTGCCGGTTGGCGCGACAGTGAAGGTTCCCGCCCTCGCCGCTACGTTCGAAGCGCTGGCCAAGGATGGGCCGGGAGCGATCTACGGCACCGATCCCGCCGCAGCGCTCGCCACCTATGTCGCCGCCGAAACCCCGCAGGACGGGCGCATGACCGCGGGCGATGTAACGACCTATGTCGCCAAGGACCGCGCCGCTGTCTGCGCGCCCTACCGCGCCTACCGCATCTGCGGGATGGGTCCGCCGTCATCGGGCGGGATCGCGGTGGCACAGATGCTCGGCCAGCTTGAACGATTCGATCTCGCCGCGCTCGGGCCGAACAGCCCGACCTTCTGGCACCTCTTCGTCGAGAGCCAGCGCCTCGCCTATGCCGACCGCGAGCTCTATTCGGGCGATGCCGATTTCGTCAGCGTTCCGGTCAAGGGGATGGTAGACAAGGCCTACCTTTCGAGCCGCTCCGCGCTGATTTCCGCCGAGACAACCATCGCCAAACCCGAAGCAGGCGTGCCCCCCGGCGCGCCGCTCGCGCGCGGCGACGGGCCGGAGGAGCCGGAGAACGGCACCACCCATTTCTCCGTGGTGGACGCATCGGGCAATGCCGTCAGCTACACCTCGACCATCGAGGGCGCTTTCGGATCGGGGCTGCACTGGGGCGGATTCTATCTCAACAACGAGCTGACCGATTTCACTCTCACCCCGGAAGCTGACGGCAAACCGGTCGCCAACCGCGTCGAAGGCGGCAAGCGTCCGCGTTCTTCGATGGCACCGACCATCGTCTTTGATGGACAAGGAAAGGTGGTGCTGGTGATCGGCGCGGCGGGCGGCCCGACCATTCCGGTCACTGTTGCTCGCGCGATCATCGGCGTGCTCGATTTCGGAATGGGCGCGCAGGACGCGCTCGCCATGCCCTTCGCCATGGCTTTCGGCGACAGCCTGCTGATCGAAGACGGCAGCGCGCTGGTGGGGATGAAGGGCGCTCTGGAAGCGCTCGGCCACAAGAGCATCCGCACAGGCCCCGCACCGATCAAGGCCAATGCCCTCGGCCGGCGCGCGGACGGGACATGGGAAGTGGCGACCGAGCCGCGCCTCGTCAGCGTCGTCACGCCCTGA
- a CDS encoding quinone-dependent dihydroorotate dehydrogenase, with translation MIFRLLKPALFALDSETGHRLAINGLKALPLRGPMPQPGRLATQVAGLAFPNPVGVAAGFDKDAEVPDALLGLGFGFTEVGSITPLPQAGNPKPRLFRLVEDEAVINRMGFNNGGAEVALARLKARVGRPGIVGVNIGANKDSADRIADYAVMAKIMAPVASYLCVNVSSPNTPGLRALQDEGALTALIDAVIAARDEAGSVAPIFLKVAPDLEPADIDAIARIALDKQLGALVVSNTTISRPALRSHHAGETGGLSGAPLRQLATQRLRDFRKATGGAVPLVGVGGIASAEHAWERIRAGASLVQLYSAMVYDGPGLGAKIVRGLDALMQRDGFASIAEAVGSE, from the coding sequence ATGATCTTCCGCCTGCTCAAGCCCGCCCTGTTCGCACTCGATTCGGAGACCGGACACCGTCTCGCCATCAATGGGCTGAAGGCGCTGCCCCTGCGCGGGCCCATGCCGCAACCGGGCAGGCTGGCGACGCAAGTGGCAGGCCTTGCTTTCCCCAATCCCGTCGGCGTCGCGGCCGGTTTCGACAAGGATGCCGAGGTGCCCGACGCACTGCTGGGCCTTGGTTTCGGCTTTACCGAGGTCGGCTCGATCACGCCGCTCCCGCAGGCAGGCAACCCCAAACCGCGCCTGTTCCGGCTGGTCGAGGATGAGGCTGTCATCAACCGCATGGGGTTCAACAATGGCGGGGCCGAGGTCGCGCTGGCCCGCCTCAAGGCGCGCGTGGGCCGCCCGGGGATTGTCGGGGTGAATATCGGCGCGAACAAGGATTCGGCCGATCGCATCGCCGATTACGCGGTGATGGCGAAGATCATGGCCCCCGTTGCCAGCTACCTGTGCGTCAATGTCTCCAGCCCCAACACCCCGGGCCTGCGGGCATTGCAGGACGAAGGCGCACTGACCGCCCTGATCGACGCGGTGATTGCCGCGCGCGATGAAGCGGGCAGCGTCGCGCCGATCTTTCTCAAGGTCGCCCCCGATCTAGAACCCGCCGATATTGACGCGATCGCCCGGATTGCGCTGGACAAGCAGCTGGGCGCGCTAGTCGTCTCCAACACCACCATCAGCCGCCCGGCGCTGCGCTCGCATCACGCGGGCGAGACCGGCGGGCTGTCGGGCGCGCCCTTGCGGCAGCTTGCCACCCAGCGCCTGCGCGATTTCCGCAAGGCGACCGGCGGCGCGGTGCCGCTGGTGGGCGTCGGCGGGATCGCCAGCGCCGAACACGCGTGGGAGCGCATCCGCGCGGGCGCTTCGCTGGTCCAGCTCTACTCCGCGATGGTCTATGATGGCCCGGGCCTCGGCGCGAAGATCGTGCGCGGGCTCGATGCGCTGATGCAGCGCGACGGGTTCGCCAGCATTGCCGAAGCGGTGGGAAGCGAATAG
- a CDS encoding DUF885 domain-containing protein — translation MTFIRLLAAPVSALALAAALATPLAAQETAPAAVAPVTAPAALPAEASIDDLFAAYDAAGLAMSPQGKTYRGVRDADYGKWNDPSDAAEAAEDALLDETLAAMRARFASASLPPQQALSYRLFEQLAERRVSLRPYRDYGYVFDQMNGAQSELPAFLINTHRIASKSEAEAYVARIAGMGRLIDALTAQSRERADKGVMPPKWVYPYVISDIENLLGAPGKNPINEDLGKKLEDPKAGIETADQLFLLADGIGAWIMSARPAYQRLLAEMQRQQAIAPTEDGIWRFADGDKYYAALLKNYTTTDLTADEIHALGLKETARIHGEMRAIMAKVGFGGTLQEFFAYTRDDPRFFHTSREAYLAEAEGHLARMTAKLPEFFATLPPDPLVIKPVEAFREKSAGKAFYQSPAPDGSRPGTYYVNLYNLRDMSKNELEALAYHEGLPGHHLQRSIQTQLGDLPPFRRFGGVTAYTEGWGLYTEELGKDMGFYTDPYSDFGRLGMELWRAGRLVVDTGIHHKRWSREQAIAWLTENTPNPPGDIEKAIERYVVYPGQATAYMIGKLKIMELREKAKAELGTGFDIRAFHDTILTSGPVPLSILEENVGQWIAARRQQ, via the coding sequence ATGACATTCATCCGCCTGCTCGCCGCTCCGGTTTCCGCACTGGCGCTGGCCGCCGCGCTTGCCACGCCGCTGGCTGCGCAGGAGACCGCGCCTGCTGCTGTGGCTCCGGTCACTGCACCCGCCGCGCTTCCGGCAGAGGCTTCGATCGACGATCTGTTCGCCGCCTATGATGCCGCCGGGCTTGCCATGTCGCCGCAGGGCAAGACCTATCGCGGCGTGCGCGATGCCGATTACGGCAAGTGGAACGATCCTTCCGACGCTGCCGAGGCGGCCGAGGACGCGCTGCTCGACGAAACACTCGCGGCGATGCGCGCGCGCTTTGCCTCGGCCAGCCTGCCGCCGCAGCAGGCGCTGTCCTACCGCCTGTTCGAACAGCTTGCCGAACGCCGTGTGTCCCTGCGGCCCTATCGCGACTATGGCTATGTCTTCGACCAGATGAACGGCGCGCAGAGCGAATTGCCGGCTTTCCTGATCAACACCCACCGCATCGCCAGCAAGTCCGAGGCCGAGGCCTATGTCGCGCGGATCGCCGGGATGGGCCGGCTGATCGACGCGCTCACCGCGCAATCGCGCGAACGGGCGGACAAGGGCGTGATGCCGCCCAAATGGGTCTATCCCTATGTCATCTCGGACATCGAGAACCTGCTCGGCGCGCCCGGCAAGAACCCGATCAACGAGGATCTCGGCAAGAAGCTCGAAGACCCCAAGGCCGGGATCGAAACGGCCGACCAGCTCTTCCTCCTGGCCGACGGGATCGGTGCATGGATCATGTCGGCGCGGCCCGCCTATCAGCGCCTGCTTGCCGAAATGCAGCGCCAGCAGGCGATTGCCCCCACCGAGGACGGCATCTGGCGCTTTGCCGATGGCGACAAGTACTACGCCGCGCTGCTCAAGAACTACACCACCACCGATCTGACGGCGGATGAAATCCACGCGCTCGGCCTCAAGGAAACCGCCCGCATCCACGGCGAGATGCGCGCGATCATGGCCAAGGTCGGCTTTGGCGGCACCTTGCAGGAATTCTTCGCCTACACCCGCGATGATCCGCGCTTCTTCCACACCAGCCGCGAGGCCTATCTGGCCGAGGCCGAGGGCCATCTCGCGCGCATGACCGCCAAGCTGCCCGAATTCTTCGCCACGCTGCCGCCCGATCCGCTGGTGATCAAGCCGGTCGAAGCTTTCCGCGAAAAGAGCGCAGGCAAGGCCTTCTACCAGAGCCCTGCTCCCGATGGCTCGCGCCCGGGCACCTATTACGTCAACCTCTACAATCTGCGCGACATGAGCAAGAACGAGCTCGAGGCGCTGGCCTATCACGAAGGCCTGCCCGGGCATCACCTGCAACGATCGATCCAGACCCAGCTTGGCGATCTGCCGCCCTTCCGCCGGTTCGGCGGGGTCACCGCCTACACCGAGGGCTGGGGCCTCTATACCGAGGAACTGGGCAAGGATATGGGCTTCTACACCGATCCCTACTCCGATTTCGGGCGGCTCGGCATGGAGCTGTGGCGCGCCGGGCGGCTGGTGGTCGACACCGGCATCCACCACAAGCGCTGGAGCCGCGAGCAGGCGATCGCCTGGCTCACCGAAAACACCCCCAACCCGCCGGGCGACATCGAAAAGGCGATCGAACGCTATGTCGTCTATCCGGGCCAGGCGACTGCCTACATGATCGGTAAGCTCAAGATCATGGAGCTGCGCGAAAAGGCCAAGGCAGAGCTGGGAACCGGGTTTGACATCCGCGCATTTCATGACACGATCCTGACGTCCGGCCCTGTGCCGTTGTCGATTTTGGAGGAGAATGTCGGGCAGTGGATCGCTGCCCGCCGCCAGCAATAA
- a CDS encoding helix-turn-helix domain-containing protein: protein MQFRFEIIAPPPELASRINTFYVIETEEDRIEEIVPAYSAQLVVMVRGRLSLDHSPDAPQPSGSVVVNAPQMRSSPCLLEGPALLLGASLTQIGWQALANRPADKVHDTVLPAQAIFSEVQIATLQRAAAECAEGRKSMADLSAAMAGVVAAAPHSPRADHVAVIEAMMRWLGSAFDPPLEALHEMVDISPRQLQRLSRRYFGVPPAQLLKRFRAIRAAMVLANPALPDAFRDEMMASFFDQAHLIHDIRRYTGRTPTQLRARSLSSGLLDPSGHGEAAERMRPDAG from the coding sequence GTGCAGTTCAGGTTTGAAATCATTGCTCCGCCGCCGGAGCTGGCTAGCCGGATCAACACGTTTTACGTGATCGAGACCGAAGAGGACCGGATCGAGGAAATCGTTCCGGCCTATTCGGCGCAGCTGGTGGTGATGGTGCGCGGGCGGCTGTCGCTGGATCATTCGCCCGATGCGCCGCAGCCCTCCGGATCGGTGGTGGTGAACGCGCCGCAGATGCGCTCCTCGCCCTGCCTGCTCGAAGGCCCGGCGCTGCTGCTCGGCGCTTCGCTCACCCAGATCGGCTGGCAGGCGCTGGCCAATCGTCCGGCCGACAAGGTGCATGACACCGTGTTGCCGGCGCAGGCAATTTTCTCCGAGGTGCAGATCGCCACGCTCCAGCGCGCCGCTGCCGAATGTGCCGAGGGCCGCAAGAGCATGGCCGATCTCAGCGCCGCGATGGCGGGGGTGGTTGCCGCCGCACCGCACAGCCCGCGCGCCGATCATGTCGCAGTCATCGAGGCGATGATGCGCTGGCTCGGCAGTGCCTTCGATCCGCCACTCGAGGCCCTGCATGAGATGGTCGACATCTCGCCGCGCCAGTTGCAGCGGCTGTCGCGCCGCTATTTCGGGGTGCCGCCCGCGCAGCTGCTCAAGCGCTTCCGGGCAATCCGCGCCGCGATGGTGCTGGCCAATCCGGCCCTGCCCGATGCCTTCCGCGACGAGATGATGGCGAGCTTCTTCGATCAGGCGCACCTGATCCACGATATCCGACGCTACACCGGCCGCACGCCGACGCAGCTGCGGGCGCGCTCGCTGTCCAGCGGGCTGCTCGATCCCAGCGGCCACGGCGAAGCGGCCGAGCGGATGCGCCCCGACGCGGGCTGA
- a CDS encoding SUF system Fe-S cluster assembly regulator yields the protein MRLSNLADYAVITMCQAALHCGNGRVSAAELATETGLPVPTVQKLVSKLTAAGLLRSVRGAHGGLQLGRPAAAITVADIVEAIEGRIALTACVDHIPCDFESGCNMKPHWPIINNALRGALAGITLAQLRGPVAHMATSEDHLA from the coding sequence ATGCGCCTGTCCAACCTCGCTGATTATGCCGTCATCACGATGTGCCAGGCTGCGCTTCACTGCGGCAATGGCAGGGTGAGCGCGGCTGAACTGGCGACCGAGACCGGCCTGCCGGTGCCGACGGTGCAGAAGCTGGTCTCGAAACTGACGGCGGCGGGTCTGCTGCGGTCAGTGCGCGGCGCGCATGGCGGCTTGCAGCTTGGCCGACCGGCGGCGGCGATCACCGTGGCGGACATTGTCGAGGCGATCGAGGGCCGCATCGCGCTCACCGCCTGCGTCGATCACATCCCTTGCGATTTCGAGAGCGGGTGCAACATGAAGCCGCACTGGCCGATCATCAACAACGCGCTGCGCGGGGCGCTGGCGGGGATCACCCTTGCCCAACTGCGCGGCCCTGTCGCCCATATGGCGACCTCTGAGGACCATCTGGCATGA